From endosymbiont of Galathealinum brachiosum, one genomic window encodes:
- the trxA gene encoding thioredoxin — protein MHKPDNIFISNLDNFQKLVIEASHQKPVLVDLWAEWCSPCRVIAPVLEKVATEFHDNLAIAKVEVDEDENMKLAGRYQVRGFPTLILFINGEEAGRFSGAKPLSFIRDFIEQHSDL, from the coding sequence ATGCACAAACCAGATAATATTTTTATATCTAACCTCGACAACTTCCAGAAACTCGTCATTGAAGCATCACATCAGAAACCTGTTCTGGTCGATTTATGGGCCGAATGGTGCTCACCCTGCCGTGTAATCGCACCTGTTCTTGAAAAAGTGGCTACCGAGTTTCATGACAATCTGGCTATTGCCAAAGTTGAAGTTGATGAAGATGAAAACATGAAACTCGCCGGACGATATCAGGTCAGGGGGTTTCCTACACTGATACTCTTTATAAACGGGGAAGAAGCGGGGCGTTTTAGTGGAGCAAAACCTCTTAGTTTTATACGTGATTTCATTGAACAACACTCAGATCTCTAA